A window of Scophthalmus maximus strain ysfricsl-2021 chromosome 10, ASM2237912v1, whole genome shotgun sequence contains these coding sequences:
- the rps24 gene encoding 40S ribosomal protein S24 yields the protein MNDTVTVRTRKFMTNRLLQRKQMVVDVLHPGKATVPKTEIREKLAKMYKTTPDVVFVFGFRTQFGGGKTTGFAMVYDSLDYAKKNEPKHRLARHGLYEKKKSSRKQRKERKNRMKKVRGIKKASVGAAGKK from the exons ATG AATGACACAGTGACAGTCAGGACCCGCAAGTTCATGACGAACCGGCTGCTTCAGAGGAAGCAAATG GTCGTCGACGTCCTGCATCCCGGCAAGGCCACGGTCCCCAAGACTGAAATCAGGGAGAAACTCGCCAAGATGTACAAGACCACCCCCGATGTCGTGTTCGTCTTTGGCTTCAGGACTCAGTTTGGCGGCGGCAAGACCACAGGCTTCGCCATGGTGTACGACTCCCTAGACTATGCGAAGAAGAACGAGCCCAAGCACAGGCTGGCAAGG CATGGACTCTATGAGAAAAAGAAGTCTTCAAGGAAACAGCGCAAGGAACGCAAGAACAGAATGAAGAAAGTACGAGGCATCAAGAAGGCCAGTGTGGGTGCTGCTGGCAAAAAG